A DNA window from Syngnathus typhle isolate RoL2023-S1 ecotype Sweden linkage group LG2, RoL_Styp_1.0, whole genome shotgun sequence contains the following coding sequences:
- the cryaa gene encoding alpha-crystallin A chain has product MDIAIQHPWFRRALGSIYPARLFDQFFGEGMFDYDLFPYAASTISPYYRQSLFRNFLDSSNSGMSEVRSDREKFTVYLDVKHFSPDELSVKISDDYVEIQGKHGERQDDHGYISREFHRRYRLPSSVDQSAITCTLSADGLLTLTGPKVSGGNESGRSERNIPVTRDDKPNVAASS; this is encoded by the exons ATGGATATTGCCATCCAGCACCCCTGGTTCAGACGCGCCCTGGGTTCCATTTACCCGGCTCGACTCTTCGACCAGTTCTTTGGCGAGGGCATGTTCGATTACGACCTCTTCCCCTACGCTGCCTCCACTATCAGCCCCTATTACAGACAGTCACTGTTCCGTAACTTTTTGGATTCTTCCAACTCTGGAATGTCAGAG GTGAGGTCTGACAGGGAAAAGTTCACGGTCTACCTGGACGTCAAGCACTTTTCTCCTGATGAACTGAGTGTGAAGATCAGTGACGACTACGTGGAGATCCAAGGCAAGCATGGAGAAAGACAG gatgaccatgGATACATCTCCCGTGAGTTCCACCGCCGCTACCGCCTCCCATCCAGCGTGGACCAATCCGCCATCACCTGTACCCTCTCTGCTGACGGCCTGCTCACACTGACCGGGCCAAAGGTCAGCGGAGGGAACGAATCCGGCCGTAGCGAGCGCAACATTCCTGTCACTCGTGATGACAAGCCCAACGTCGCCGCCTCTTCCTAA